AGGGATAGATTTTTCGTATGAAAAAGACGTTGCAGACCCCGGCGAATATCCTTATACGCGGGGCATACATGCGCTCGGATACCGGTCAAGGGCATGGACCACGAGGCAGTATACCGGCTTCGGGACCCCGCAGGAGACAAACGAACGGTTCAAGCTGATGATCTCTCACGGCCAGACAGGGCTGAACGTCGCCTTCGACCTTCCCACGCAGATGGGATACGACTCCGATGACCCCATGTCCGAAGGTGAGGTCGGCAGGGTCGGTATGGCAGTCGACACCCTCCGTGACTTTGAGATCGCCTTTAAGGATATACGCTTGGACAAGATCGGGTCAGGCTTGACGATCAATGCCGTCGCGTCGATCATGCTCGCCATGTACCAGGCCGTTGCCGGGAAATATGGTTATGATTCCAAGATAATATCGGCAACCCCCCAGAACGATATCCTGAAGGAGATGATCGGCCGCGGGGCATGGATCTTTCCTGTCGAGCCCGCGGTGAAGCTTATCGGTGACACGATCGAGTATTCGATGACCGTTATGCCGAGGACCAATCCCGTAAGCGTCTGCGGTTACCACATCAGGGAATCAGGGGCAACGCCTGCCCAGGAGATAGCCTGCGCTATCCTTATAGCAAACGCCTACATAGACAACGTCCTTGCAAGGGGTTACGACGTTGACGATTTTGTCGGGAGGTTCTCATTTAACCTCAACGTCTTCGGAAACATGTGGGAGCAGGTCGCAAA
The genomic region above belongs to Syntrophorhabdaceae bacterium and contains:
- a CDS encoding methylmalonyl-CoA mutase family protein gives rise to the protein MAVARYIKDEKDQILDVILESGIHVKPSYSPKDLEGIDFSYEKDVADPGEYPYTRGIHALGYRSRAWTTRQYTGFGTPQETNERFKLMISHGQTGLNVAFDLPTQMGYDSDDPMSEGEVGRVGMAVDTLRDFEIAFKDIRLDKIGSGLTINAVASIMLAMYQAVAGKYGYDSKIISATPQNDILKEMIGRGAWIFPVEPAVKLIGDTIEYSMTVMPRTNPVSVCGYHIRESGATPAQEIACAILIANAYIDNVLARGYDVDDFVGRFSFNLNVFGNMWEQVAKFRAARKLWARNLKEKYKVKKPQNLFLRGLFGGGGYGLTKEQPENNIMRGAYYALVAALSGAQTTALCSYDEAYTIPTPHSALLSLRTLQLLMDEMGLRDTVDPLAGSYFIETITKEMEQKIEEEMEKIEKYGGIVKAVADGFIQRLVARQAFEIE